One part of the Humulus lupulus chromosome 9, drHumLupu1.1, whole genome shotgun sequence genome encodes these proteins:
- the LOC133800956 gene encoding tetrahydroberberine oxidase-like, whose amino-acid sequence MKSEYYSIFPSILLYLALFFWSSLADSHNDFVQCFSQQSPNSTLIVFTQNDTSYLSVLNLSIQNPRFSSTSTPKPLVIITPLDASHVQTTICCSKKHGLQIRVRSGGHDYEGLSYVSDVPFVVLDLINLRSVNVDFDDKTASVQAGATIGEVYYKIAENSRCLGFPSATANTVGVGGLFSGGGYGAMLRKHGLSVDHIIDAQFVNFEGRILDRKTMGEDLFWAIRGGGGASFGVIISWKIRLVLVPKTVTVFTVNRNLEQKVTELVHKWQFVAERFEDDLFILVRLQALMSSNGVGNSNNKTIQASFISLFLGGVDRLLPLMKRSFPELGLVREDCKEMSWIESVVYFAGFPSGSSPVVLLDRTTPIKVPIKGKSDYVKVPISVDGLEGIWKRLFEEKVGRTFIQMTPYGGRMKEIPDWETPFPHRAGNIYMILYLVAVIEEEGINVINWIRRLYDYMTPYVSKNPREAYLNYRDLDIGTNNNNGTTSYAQASIWGLKYFKNNFNRLLRVKNMIDPTNFFRNEQSIPPYAIVGSK is encoded by the coding sequence ATGAAGTCTGAATACTATTCAATTTTTCCCTCTATTCTCCTTTACCTTGCCTTGTTTTTCTGGTCATCATTGGCAGATAGTCATAATGACTTTGTTCAATGCTTCTCTCAACAATCTCCAAACTCCACATTAATCGTTTTCACCCAGAACGATACGTCGTATCTTTCCGTCCTTAATTTGTCCATACAAAATCCACGGTTCTCTTCTACATCCACACCAAAACCCCTCGTTATCATAACTCCATTGGATGCCTCTCATGTCCAGACCACTATATGCTGCTCCAAAAAACATGGTTTGCAGATCAGAGTCCGAAGTGGTGGCCACGATTACGAGGGACTTTCCTACGTGTCTGATGTCCCATTCGTTGTGCTCGATCTCATCAACCTTCGATCGGTCAACGTTGACTTTGACGACAAAACTGCATCGGTTCAAGCTGGAGCAACCATTGGTGAAGTTTATTACAAAATCGCCGAGAACAGTCGATGTTTAGGGTTTCCTTCCGCTACTGCCAACACCGTAGGTGTTGGAGGACTGTTTAGTGGAGGTGGCTATGGCGCCATGCTTAGAAAACACGGCCTCTCAGTTGATCATATCATTGACGCGCAATTTGTCAACTTTGAAGGGAGAATTCTAGATAGAAAAACTATGGGAGAAGACCTCTTTTGGGCCATTCGAGGAGGCGGAGGAGCAAGCTTTGGAGTGATTATTTCATGGAAAATTAGGCTTGTTTTGGTTCCAAAAACTGTCACTGTATTCACAGTCAATAGGAATTTGGAACAAAAAGTTACAGAGCTTGTTCATAAATGGCAGTTTGTGGCAGAAAGATTCGAGGacgatttatttattttggtaagGTTACAAGCATTGATGAGTTCTAATGGAGTAGGGAATAGTAACAATAAAACTATTCAAGCTTCATTCATATCCTTGTTCCTTGGTGGAGTTGATCGGCTTCTTCCACTCATGAAGAGGAGCTTCCCTGAATTAGGTCTTGTAAGAGAAGATTGCAAGGAAATGAGCTGGATTGAATCCGTCGTCTACTTCGCCGGATTCCCAAGTGGATCTTCTCCGGTGGTTTTGCTTGATAGAACAACTCCAATAAAAGTTCCTATTAAAGGAAAATCCGACTACGTCAAGGTGCCAATATCGGTTGATGGGTTGGAAGGAATATGGAAAAGGTTGtttgaagaaaaggttggaagGACTTTCATACAAATGACTCCTTATGGTGGGAGGATGAAAGAGATTCCAGATTGGGAAACACCATTCCCTCACAGAGCTGGAAACATATACATGATTTTATATCTTGTAGCTGTTATTGAAGAAGAAGGGATTAATGTTATAAATTGGATTAGAAGGCTTTATGATTACATGACTCCCTATGTGTCCAAGAATCCAAGAGAAGCGTATCTCAATTATAGGGACCTTGATATAGGGACAAACAACAATAATGGCACTACAAGTTATGCACAAGCAAGTATTTGGGGTTTGAAGTATTTCAAAAATAACTTCAATAGGTTGCTTCGTGTCAAGAATATGATTGATCCAACCAATTTCTTTAGGAATGAACAAAGCATTCCTCCTTATGCTATAGTGGGaagtaaataa